In one window of Rhodopseudomonas palustris HaA2 DNA:
- a CDS encoding TRAP transporter small permease, whose amino-acid sequence MDRFIDVIEWIAAFFVGVVALNTFLAVFMRKFFSVTIPDYYNVGQFLLGILIFWGIAATSYRGTHITVDLLWGNVGPRAQRWIDVFATLVLLFVVTVQTYTLFDKVVTTRADHIVTMDLQMPIWPFFLVAWLGDVAAVVLIAIRTWRLIFHPDELHDPKFKPVE is encoded by the coding sequence ATGGATCGCTTCATCGACGTGATCGAATGGATCGCGGCGTTCTTCGTCGGCGTCGTCGCCCTGAACACCTTCCTCGCGGTGTTCATGCGCAAATTCTTCTCGGTGACGATCCCCGATTACTACAATGTCGGCCAGTTCCTGCTCGGCATCCTGATCTTCTGGGGGATCGCGGCGACGTCCTATCGCGGCACCCACATCACCGTCGATCTGCTGTGGGGCAATGTCGGCCCCCGGGCGCAGCGCTGGATCGACGTGTTCGCGACGCTGGTGCTGCTGTTCGTCGTCACGGTGCAGACCTACACGCTGTTCGACAAGGTGGTGACGACCAGGGCCGACCACATCGTCACCATGGACCTGCAAATGCCGATCTGGCCGTTCTTTCTCGTCGCCTGGCTCGGCGACGTCGCGGCCGTCGTGCTGATCGCGATTCGAACCTGGCGGCTGATCTTCCATCCGGACGAACTGCACGACCCCAAATTCAAGCCGGTGGAATGA